TTCAACAACTTCACCGGCGAGGTCCCCGGAGCGCTGGGGCTGGACACGACCCATGGGCTCGTTCGTGTCGACCTGACCGGCAACCGCTTCCACGGCGCGATTCCGCCGGGTCTCTGCACCGGCGGCCGGCTCGCCGTGCTTGTCGTTGGACACAACCAGTTCAGTGGGGGAATTCCCGGGGAGATAGCTGAATGTCAGTCCCTCTGGAGGGTCAGGCTCAACGACAACCGGTTCAGTGGTAGCTTGTTACTGCCTGAAGATATGGGCACGAACACAGGGTGGTCATTTGTGGACCTAAGTGGCAACCGTTTTGATGGGAGGATACCGAGTGTGCTCGGCTCATGGCGCAACCTCACCATGCTTGATCTGTCCGGCAACAGCTTCTCCGGCCCGATACCGCACGAGCTCGGAGCTCTAAGCATGATCGGGACTCTGCGATTGTCGTCGAACCGGCTCACCGGACCGATACCGCGACAGTTTAAGAACTGCAAGAGGCTCTTCCGTTTGGACCTTGGTGGTAACCTTCTGAATGGAAGCATACCTGCAGAGGTTGCAACACTTGATAGCCTGCAATATCTTCTGCTCAATGGGAACAAGCTcaccggaacaattccggactccttCACTGCAACACAGGGCCTACTTGAGCTGGACCTTGGTGGCAACTCTTTGGAAGGTGCCATCCCTCCTAGCTTAGGCAACCTTCAGTACATTTCCAGGAATCTGAACCTTAGCAACAACAGACTGAGTGGCCAGATCCCAAGTAGCCTTGGCAACCTTCGGAGCCTGGAGGTGCTCGACTTGTCGGCGAACTCGTTGTCCGGTCCGATTCCATGGCAGCTTTCCAACATGATCTCACTCTCTGCAGTGAATGTTTCTTTCAACGAGCTCTCTGGCCAGCTCCCTGCTGGCAACTGGGCTAAGCTCGCCGAAGAGTCCCCCGACGCTTTTCGCGGGAACGCGCATTTGTGCATACATCCTGGCAATGCACCTTGCTCAAGAGATCAGTCTCGGAAAACCCGAAGGAGGAACACACAAGTTATCGTGGCATTGTTGCTGTCAACATTCACAGTCATGGTTGCTGCATTGTGTGCTATCCACTACATTGTGAAGAGGTCGAAGCACCTATCGGCGAAAAATGGCTCGGTACGCAACTTGGACTCAACAGAGGAGCTGCCAGAGGATCTGACCTATGAAGACATCCTCCGGGCCACCGACAACCTGAGCGAGAAGTACGTCATCGGCAAAGGCCGGCACGGCACGGTATACAAGACGCAGTTTGCGGTCGGAAAACAGTGGGCGGTCAAGACGGTCGATCTGTCACGGTGCGGATTCCCCATTGAGATGAAGATACTCAACACGGTGAGGCACCGCAACATCGTCAGGATGGCGGGGTACTGCATTCGACGCAATGTCGGCATGATACTCTACGAGTACATGCCGGAGGGGACGCTTTTCGAGTTGCTGCATGAGAGGACGCCCCAGGTGGCTCTGGACTGGACGGCCCGGCATCTCATCGCCCTCGGCGCCGCCGAAGGCCTCTCCTACCTTCACCATGACTGTCTGCCCATGATTGTCCACAGGGATGTCAAGTCGAGCAACATTTTGATGGATGCCGAGTTGGTGCCCAAGATTACGGACTTTGGGATGGGGAAAATCGTCGGCGATGAGGATGCGGATGCGACGGTGTCGGTCGTCGTTGGCACCCTCGGCTACATTGCTCCAGGTAAACTCACAAATATATATTATTTCGGATACAACACATTTCTAGACAATGAAGCATCTCTGCATCAATAGCTGGTACATGTTTCTGTGAAATGTTTATGTAAAATTTCAGGGTtaacaacatatgttgtcatttgtgtGCAGAGCAAGGCTACTCGACAAGGCTGACCGAGAAGAGCGACGTGTACAGCTACGGGGTGGTGCTTCTGGAGCTCCTGACCAGGAAGATGCCCGTTGATCCCGCGTTCGGGGACGGCGTCGACATTGTGACCTGGATGAGGTCCAACCTGACGTCGACGCAGGCGGACCATGGGAGCGTCATGAGCTGCCTGGAGGAGGAGATCACGTACTGGCCTGAGCATGAGCAGGCCAAGGCGCTGGACCTGTTGGACCTGGCCGTCTCGTGCACGCAGACGGCTTGCCAGTCGAGGCCGTCGATGAGGGAGGTGGTGAACATCTTGATGAGGATTGACGAGAGTATCATCATTTCAGAGCTTCACAAGTGAGACAGTGAACCGTTGCAGCATTTGCAAACCAGACGTAACCGCAAGTACCCCCAGTGGAGTGTGGAACTATGCGGTACTAGAGGTTGGGC
This region of Triticum aestivum cultivar Chinese Spring chromosome 2D, IWGSC CS RefSeq v2.1, whole genome shotgun sequence genomic DNA includes:
- the LOC123051418 gene encoding receptor-like protein kinase; this translates as MSRISLLLLLHLLLLILPPATSVTPQSPTAVLLSFLASLPEASQRILLPSWQSSTNTSANGSSATTQHCAFRGVTCTAAGAVTALNLSGLGLAGALAASAPRLCALPTALSSLDLSGNVFAGPVPAALAACSGVATVLLARNRLTGPVPAELLSSRQLRKLDLGGNALTGEIPTVPATGASVLEHLDLSNNSLSGAIPPELLAALPGIRVLNLSTNALSGPLPEFPAHCRLTYLAVDGNGGITGELPRSLANCGNLTDMILSYNKIGGTVPDFFASLPRLQQLFLDDNSFVGELPASIGELADLESLAVSKNGMTGPVPETIGRCKSLTMLYLNGNRFNGSIPRFVGNLSRLQRFSMADNGIAGTIPREIGKCRELVELQLQNNSLSGTIPPEFGELGRLRKLALFKNTLHGTVPPALWQMPGMEELQLYNNSLSGEVPARITQSRKLRELILAFNNFTGEVPGALGLDTTHGLVRVDLTGNRFHGAIPPGLCTGGRLAVLVVGHNQFSGGIPGEIAECQSLWRVRLNDNRFSGSLLLPEDMGTNTGWSFVDLSGNRFDGRIPSVLGSWRNLTMLDLSGNSFSGPIPHELGALSMIGTLRLSSNRLTGPIPRQFKNCKRLFRLDLGGNLLNGSIPAEVATLDSLQYLLLNGNKLTGTIPDSFTATQGLLELDLGGNSLEGAIPPSLGNLQYISRNLNLSNNRLSGQIPSSLGNLRSLEVLDLSANSLSGPIPWQLSNMISLSAVNVSFNELSGQLPAGNWAKLAEESPDAFRGNAHLCIHPGNAPCSRDQSRKTRRRNTQVIVALLLSTFTVMVAALCAIHYIVKRSKHLSAKNGSVRNLDSTEELPEDLTYEDILRATDNLSEKYVIGKGRHGTVYKTQFAVGKQWAVKTVDLSRCGFPIEMKILNTVRHRNIVRMAGYCIRRNVGMILYEYMPEGTLFELLHERTPQVALDWTARHLIALGAAEGLSYLHHDCLPMIVHRDVKSSNILMDAELVPKITDFGMGKIVGDEDADATVSVVVGTLGYIAPEQGYSTRLTEKSDVYSYGVVLLELLTRKMPVDPAFGDGVDIVTWMRSNLTSTQADHGSVMSCLEEEITYWPEHEQAKALDLLDLAVSCTQTACQSRPSMREVVNILMRIDESIIISELHK